The Persephonella sp. IF05-L8 region TTTTTCATTAATTTTTCCAAGTTTAGCATCAAACTTGTGTTTATCTTCCACATATAATTTAAACTCATCTGTTGGTGATACATACAGATTTAGTTCTGTGCCTTCTTCCCATTCAAGTATATCTTTTACTTTTAATGTTTTTTTCGTAAGTTCTAAGGTTAATTTCAATTCTATTTTTCTAACCTTTTCTTCTATATTTTTTCTCCAGATAGGGTCTTCTGAAAATGCCACCTGTGAGTAAACAATATCTTTGATTGGTAGAAACATACTTTGTGGGAAACAGAAATAAAATGGTGCTTCGTATCCATCAATATCCATTTTGCATTCAACAATAATCACTTTTTCATTTGGAGAGACTATTCTTGCAAGACTTGGGTTTAGTTCTATTGATTTTATTTCTATCATGACAGGGTAGAATTCATCCCATACCTGTTCAAATGTTTTTAAAGCTGTATTTATGAAATCCTGTATTACTCTAAGCTCCAGTTTGGTAAATTCTCTTCCTTCTACTTTAAATGGTTTTGCAGGACCACCAAATAGAACACTTATTACAGTGAAAACCAGTCTTGAATCAACAACCAGTAATGCACTTTCCTTAAGAGGTCTCATTGAGAAAATGGTATAGCTGGAGGGAAGGGGAATTTTTAGCATAAAATTCTGAAATCTGGAGATATAGATATTTTCTTTTGATATCATATTTATGTGGGGTAAAATTTTTCTAACTTCTTCTCTGAATAGTTTTATCCATCTTTCAAAAATAAGCTCAAATCCAGGAAGTCCACCTTTCTTGATATGCTCAACTTCAGAAAAATCAAAGGGAGCTATATCTTCTTTAGGCTTTTCTTCCTCTTTTTCTTCCTGACCTCCGCCTAATAAAGCGTCTATCTCTTCCTGAGACAGGAATTCATCAGACATTTTTCACCTCTATATCATTTCTTCTCCTGCCCCATATTCAATAACACCTTTTTCTATCAGGCTTTTGATAGTTGCAATAATTTTCTTTCTTGCTTTCTCAACGTCAGATTTTTTAACTGGTCCCAGAATTTCCATGTCTTCAAGGAACATTTGTGCAGCCCTTTTGGACATGTTGGACAGGAATTTGTCCATAATCTCAGGTGGAGCTCCTTTAAGGGCAATAAGCAGGTCGTTTTTGTCAACAACCTTGAGTATCTCAATAATAGCTCTGTTATCCAGTTTGACAATGTCTTCAAATTTGAACATTTTCTCTTCAATTGTATCTGCAAGGGAGGCATTTTCTTTTCTAATCTCATCCAGTATCTCCTGAGCCAGTTCTTTGGGCAGGATATTCACAATTTCGGCTGCAATGTCAACTCCGCTTAATGTTTCTTCTTTTCCTGCTCCTACTGTGAGTAATTCTTCTTCAAGGGTGTCGGCTACCATCTTAAGCATATCACTGGATATTTTTTCTATGGATGCAATTCTTTTTATAACTTCTTCCTGAACGTTTGTAACTCCCAGTCTTTTTGGTAAATACTGAATGATTTCTGCTGCTTTTTGTGGTTTAAGCTGTGAAAGGATAAGGGCAATTACCTGTGGGTGTTCATTCTGGATTATATTTGCCACAAATTTAGGGTCCATTTTTTCAAGTTCTCTAAATATAGCTTTTCCTTCTTCTACTGTTAAGGTATCTGCCAGTAGTTTTTCAAGTTTGTCTGGTGGTAAAGCCTGTTCAAGAATTTTTCTTAGATTATCTGGGGCTATTTTTATAGGTGCTATTTCCTTAAGTGCTTCAAAGGCTTCTTCTATAATTTTTTTGGCAGTGTCTTTTGAAGGTGGTTCTATTGTGAGGATTTGCTTTATTAATTTCTCAATTTCATGCTCTTTTAAATGCTTAAAAATATTTACTGTAACTTCTTCAGGTAATAGAGAGAGTAATACTGCTGCTTTTTCTGGTCCCCTAAGACTTTTTTCCTGTTTTTTTTCTTCTGGCACTATTTTTATCCTGCTTTTTCAATTAAATCTTTTGATACTTTAATATATTTCTTTATAACATAGTTAATCAAGTTTTTGTTTGAGTTTATGATTTCTCCCCCAAGGATATCAAACTTTCCCTTGGGTTTTCTATAAAGTATTTTTACTTCCAATGATAACTCATCCTCAAAGTTTTCCAGTCTTATAATGTCCCCTTCTTTTACGGTATCTATTTCTGGATTAAGGATACCTGCGCCACCACGGCTTAATTCCTGAACACAGGCTGATTTGGTAAGAATTTTACCATTTTTTTCTATTGAAAAATCTCCAATATCTTTACAGCAGAAATAAAATCTGTGAAATCTTCTTTTGTCTTTATAAATCTCTTCATTTTTTATTTCGGCAAAAATGTGGTCTGTATCTATTTTTTTTATTCTTGTAGTTATTACATAAGGGTTAGAGTTGTATTTTACGAATATAAACAGTTCCTCAACTTCTGGAAAAATTCTGTATAAATGATATGGATTTATATTTGTCAGTTTGATTGTATCTGTTCCTGTAATTTCTACATTTGCGCTGAATACTAAACTGAAGTTCATATCCATACCGAACTTTTCGCAAAATCTTTTTACAAAAATTTCTCCTGCAACTCTTTTTTCTGATAAGTTTCTCATCTTTACTGCTCTGTGATTTTGTCTAATTTTTCAAAAAATTTGTAGATATCCTCTTCGCTTATTTCAAAATTTTTATTTATTTCTTCTAAAAGAGATATTAGTTCTACTCCTTGTGGGTGATATTTTATCAGAGTATCTTGAAGCCATTTATAAATCTGTGTTTCTTGTAGTTCCTGTTGGAGCCCTCTGGAATAATGGCTTATCCAGGATAGAAAATATATTTTTCCTTCTATGGCCAGTTTAGATTTACTGTCTAAAGATATTCTTTCCAGAATTTTTTCAAAGTTTTGTTCAGTTTCATAAAGAATTTCTTTAAGTAGATTAAATAGATTATTAAATGCTTCTGCTTCTTTACTTAGGGCAATTATCTCATTTTTCATAAGGTCAAGGGTTTCTTCCTCTTCTTCTATAAGCTGGTATATTTCACCTGTCATTTCTGTTATAAGCTGGACGCTTTTTTTCATTTTGCTTACATTTTTTCCTGAACTTTCCATGAGTTTCTGGACATTTATTGCTCTATCTGCTTTTTGGGAAAGCTGGGCTGCCAGTTCTTTCATTGATTGAGAAATTGCATCTATTATCTGGGTAATTTCAGTGGTGGATTTTTTTGTTTTATTTGCGAGAGCCCTTACTTCATCAGCTACTACAGCAAATCCCTTACCTGCTTCTCCAGCCCTTGCAGCTTCAATTGTGGCATTCAGGGCAAGGAGATTGGTTTGTTCCGTAATTTCTTTAACTGTGTTAACCACTTCGTATATTTTTTCTGACTGTTCCATAAGTGTCTCTACGTTGTCTTTAAGAGCTATTACTTCAGAGGAGAGGGTCTGAACTTCCTCTATAGATTTGAAAATGATTTCTGAGCTTTCTATTGCTCTTTTGTCAAGCTCCTGAACTATATTGTAGATATTGTGTATATATCTGCTTATGTTTTCTATTGAGATGGAAACAATTTCAGATGTCAGGGCAAGTTCAAGGGTATCATCCTGTATTTTTTTCTTTTTCTTTTCTGTCTTAAATAATTCTATAAATAAGATTGAGGAGTTTTTGATTACAGTGTTGGAAGACTGGATTATCTCTTTAAATGTTGAGTGTAACCAATTATTCAGCAGCCTAAGTTCGTCTATTGTTATATTTTCAGGAAACTCGCCGGTTATTATTTTCCTTATGATGTCTTTTATTTTTTTCTCTTTATTTGAGTAAACCTTGTGTATCAGATAAAAATCAAGTGATATAAAAATTACTAAAATAAGAGGAAAGGAGGTAATCAGTATTTTTTGAATAAAAAAAAGCCTGTTTATTTCTTTTTTTAGGTTTGCTTTAAATTCTGACAGTTGTAATTCTAAGGAATTAAAATCTGAAGTATTGACAATAGTACTTAGTTTTGTTGTGTAAGGATTACTTTTATCTAAGGATAAAGATTTTAGCTGATTTAAAAACCGATTTCTATCTATTTTAATGCCGTAAGATTGTATTTCATTTATTGTAGAAATTTTATCATAAAGACTACTGGAAAGAAGATAGGCATTCTCCACCTCCCGAATTTTGTGGGAGATGGAGAAAAAATATATAGAAAGGATTATTGTAATAGCAATCTCTATAATAAACAGTATTATTATCTTTTTGTTCATATTT contains the following coding sequences:
- the fliM gene encoding flagellar motor switch protein FliM — protein: MSDEFLSQEEIDALLGGGQEEKEEEKPKEDIAPFDFSEVEHIKKGGLPGFELIFERWIKLFREEVRKILPHINMISKENIYISRFQNFMLKIPLPSSYTIFSMRPLKESALLVVDSRLVFTVISVLFGGPAKPFKVEGREFTKLELRVIQDFINTALKTFEQVWDEFYPVMIEIKSIELNPSLARIVSPNEKVIIVECKMDIDGYEAPFYFCFPQSMFLPIKDIVYSQVAFSEDPIWRKNIEEKVRKIELKLTLELTKKTLKVKDILEWEEGTELNLYVSPTDEFKLYVEDKHKFDAKLGKINEKYAAMIVRPVIEEEENE
- the fliG gene encoding flagellar motor switch protein FliG; this encodes MPEEKKQEKSLRGPEKAAVLLSLLPEEVTVNIFKHLKEHEIEKLIKQILTIEPPSKDTAKKIIEEAFEALKEIAPIKIAPDNLRKILEQALPPDKLEKLLADTLTVEEGKAIFRELEKMDPKFVANIIQNEHPQVIALILSQLKPQKAAEIIQYLPKRLGVTNVQEEVIKRIASIEKISSDMLKMVADTLEEELLTVGAGKEETLSGVDIAAEIVNILPKELAQEILDEIRKENASLADTIEEKMFKFEDIVKLDNRAIIEILKVVDKNDLLIALKGAPPEIMDKFLSNMSKRAAQMFLEDMEILGPVKKSDVEKARKKIIATIKSLIEKGVIEYGAGEEMI
- a CDS encoding methyl-accepting chemotaxis protein encodes the protein MNKKIIILFIIEIAITIILSIYFFSISHKIREVENAYLLSSSLYDKISTINEIQSYGIKIDRNRFLNQLKSLSLDKSNPYTTKLSTIVNTSDFNSLELQLSEFKANLKKEINRLFFIQKILITSFPLILVIFISLDFYLIHKVYSNKEKKIKDIIRKIITGEFPENITIDELRLLNNWLHSTFKEIIQSSNTVIKNSSILFIELFKTEKKKKKIQDDTLELALTSEIVSISIENISRYIHNIYNIVQELDKRAIESSEIIFKSIEEVQTLSSEVIALKDNVETLMEQSEKIYEVVNTVKEITEQTNLLALNATIEAARAGEAGKGFAVVADEVRALANKTKKSTTEITQIIDAISQSMKELAAQLSQKADRAINVQKLMESSGKNVSKMKKSVQLITEMTGEIYQLIEEEEETLDLMKNEIIALSKEAEAFNNLFNLLKEILYETEQNFEKILERISLDSKSKLAIEGKIYFLSWISHYSRGLQQELQETQIYKWLQDTLIKYHPQGVELISLLEEINKNFEISEEDIYKFFEKLDKITEQ